CTGATTCCGTTCCTTGAACACGATGACGCGAACCGCGCATTGATGGGCGCCAACATGCAGCGTCAGGCTGTTCCTTGCCTGCGTCCGGAAAAGGCGCTGGTCGGTACCGGCATCGAACGCACTGTTGCGGTCGACTCCGGTACGGCCGTCGTTGCCCGCCGTGGCGGTATGGTTGATTACGTTGATGCCGGCCGTGTTGTGGTCCGTGTGAACGACAACGAAACCGTTGCTGGTGAAGTCGGCGTCGACATCTACAATCTGGTCAAGTACACCCGTTCCAACCAGAACACCAACATCAATCAGCGTCCGCTGGTCCGCGTCGGCGACAAGATCGCTCGCGGCGATGTCGTGGCTGACGGCGCATCGACTGACAAGGGCGAGCTGGCTCTGGGTCAGAACATGTTGATCGCCTTCATGCCGTGGAACGGCTACAACTTCGAAGACTCGATTCTGATCTCCGAACGCGTCGTTGCCGAAGACCGCTACACCTCGATCCACATCGAGGAACTGACGGTTGTTGCTCGCGACACGAAGCTCGGTCCTGAAGAAATTACCCGCGACATCGCCTCGCTTGGTGAAACCCAGCTCTCCCGCCTGGATGAATCAGGCATCGTCTACATCGGTGCTGAAGTGGTTGCCGCTGACGTGCTGGTTGGCAAGGTCACGCCGAAGGGCGAAACCCAGCTGACGCCGGAAGAAAAGCTGCTGCGCGCCATCTTCGGTGAAAAGGCTTCGGACGTTAAGGACACCTCGCTGCGCGTGCCGTCGGGTATCGCCGGTACCGTCATCGACGTTCAGGTGTTCACCCGCGAAGGTATCGAGCGTGACAAGCGTGCCCAGTCGATCATCGACGAGCATCTGCGTCACTACAAGCTCGACCTGGCTGACCAGATGCGTATTGTCGAACGCGATGCGTTCGAGCGTGTCGGTCGTCTGATCGTTGGCAAGAAGGCCAATGGCGGCCCGAAGAAGCTGGCCAAGGGTTCGTTGATCGAGCAGTCCTACCTGGACGGCATGGACCCGCACCACTGGTTCGACATCCGCGTTGCCGATGAAGAAGTTGCCCAGCAGCTCGAACAGGTCAAGGAAGGCCTCGAGCAGGCTCGCAAGGACTTCGACGTGGCTTTCGAAGGTAAGCGCAAGAAGCTGACCCAAGGCGACGAACTGCCGCCGGGCGTCCAGAAAATGGTCAAGGTCTATGTCGCCGTCAAGCGTCGCCTGCAGCCGGGTGACAAGATGGCCGGTCGTCACGGTAACAAGGGTGTGGTTTCCCGCATTCTGCCGGTCGAAGACATGCCGCACATGGAAGATGGCAGTCCGGTCGACATCGTGCTGAACCCGCTTGGCGTGCCGTCGCGGATGAACGTCGGTCAGATTCTCGAAGTTCACCTCGGTCTTGCCGCCAAGGGCCTCGGCCACAAGATCGGTGCCATGCTGCGTGCCCAGGCGACCGCCAAGGAACTGCGTCCGTTCCTGGATCAGATCTACAACGCCAGCGGCAAGGCTGAAAACCTTGAAGAACTGACGGATGGTGAAATCGTCGAAATGGCCGGTAACCTGACGTCAGGTGTGCCGTTCGCTACGCCGGTTTTCGATGGCGCCAAGGACAGCGAAATCAAGGCCATGCTGGCTTTGGCTGGCATGCCTTCGTCCGGTCAGATGACCCTGTTTGATGGCCGTACCGGCGAAGCATTCGAGCGCCAGGTGACGGTTGGCTACATGCACTACCTGAAGCTGCATCACTTGGTCGATGACAAGATGCACGCTCGTTCGACCGGCCCGTACTCGCTCGTTACCCAGCAGCCGCTGGGCGGCAAGGCGCAGTTCGGTGGTCAGCGCTTCGGTGAAATGGAAGTGTGGGCACTCGAAGCCTACGGCGCATCTTATGTGCTGCAGGAAATGTTGACCGTGAAGTCCGACGATGTGAATGGCCGTACCAAGGTGTACGAAAACATCGTCAAGGGCGAGCACAAGATCGAAGCCGGCATGCCGGAATCCTTCAATGTGCTGGTCAAGGAAATTCGTTCGCTGGCGATCGATATCGATCTGGAACGTTACTGATTCAGGGCTTAGGAGTTAAACGATGAAAGCATTGCTCGATCTATTCAAGCAGGTAACCGCCGAAGAGGAATTCGACGCGATTACCATTGGTCTCGCCTCGCCCGAAAAGATCCGTTCCTGGTCGTATGGCGAAGTCAAGAAGCCGGAAACGATCAATTACCGTACCTTCAAGCCGGAGCGTGATGGCCTGTTCTGTGCCAAGATCTTTGGCCCGATCAAGGATTACGAGTGCCTGTGCGGCAAGTACAAGCGCCTCAAGCATCGCGGCGTGATCTGCGAGAAGTGCGGCGTTGAAGTGACGCTGGCCAAGGTTCGTCGTGACCGTATGGGTCACATCGAACTGGCCTCGCCGACCGCTCACATCTGGTTCCTGAAGTCCCTGCCGTCCCGTCTCGGCATGGTGCTCGACATGACGCTGCGCGATATCGAACGCGTCCTGTACTTCGAAGCCTATGTCGTTTGCGATCCTGGCATGGTGAGCAGCCTCCAGCGTGCCCAGTTGCTGACCGAAGAGCAGTATCTGGACATGATGGAAGAGCATGGCGACGAATTCCAGGCGCTGATGGGCGCTGAAGGTATTCGCGAATTGCTGCGCAATCTGGACGTGCCGAGCGAAGTAGAATCGCTGCGTGCCGAACTGGAAGTGACCGGTTCCGAAGCCAAGAACAAGAAGCTGGCCAAGCGTCTGAAGATTCTCGAAGGTTTCATGAAGTCGGGCATCAAGCCGGACTGGATGATCCTCGAAGTCCTGCCGGTGCTGCCGCCGGACCTGCGTCCGCTGGTTCCGCTCGACGGTGGCCGCTTCGCCACGTCCGACCTGAACGACTTGTATCGCCGCGTGATCAACCGGAATAATCGTCTCAAGCGCCTGCTTGAGCTGAAGGCTCCGGAAATCATCGTGCGCAACGAAAAGCGCATGCTGCAGGAATCGGTCGACTCGCTGCTCGACAACGGTCGTCGCGGCAAGGCCATGACCGGCGCCAACAAGCGTCCGCTCAAGTCGCTGGCCGACATGATCAAGGGCAAGGGCGGTCGTTTCCGTCAGAACTTGCTCGGTAAGCGCGTCGACTACTCGGGCCGTTCGGTCATCGTGGTTGGTCCGCAGCTCAAATTGCATCAATGCGGCCTGCCGAAGTTGATGGCGCTTGAACTGTTCAAGCCCTTCATCTTCCACAAGCTGGAAGTGCTCGGTTACGCCACCACCATCAAGCAAGCCAAGAAGATGGTCGAAGGTCAGGAACCGGTTGTTTGGGACATCCTCGAAGATGTCATCCGCGAACATCCGGTCATGCTGAACCGCGCACCGACGCTGCACCGCCTCGGTATCCAGGCATTCGAACCGACCCTGATCGAAGGCAAGGCCATCCAGTTGCACCCGCTGGTTTGCGCGGCATTCAATGCCGACTTCGACGGTGACCAGATGGCCGTCCACGTGCCGTTGTCGCTCGAAGCCCAGATGGAAGCCCGCACCTTGATGTTGGCCTCGAACAACGTGCTGTCGCCTGCCAACGGCCAGCCGATCATCGTGCCGTCGCAGGACATCGTGTTGGGTCTGTACTACGCCACCCGCGAAAAGATCAATGGTAAGGGCGAGGGTATGTACTTCGCCGATACCAACGAAATCGAGCGTGCCATGGCCGCCAAGGAGTTGGACGTTCACTCGCGCATCTCTGTGCGTCTGCCGCAATACGAGATTTCTGCGGTCGACGGCGAATGGGAAGAGAAAATCGTCCGGATCGAAACCACGGCCGGTCGTGCCCTGCTGTCCAAGATTCTGCCGAAGGGCCTGCCTTTCAAGGTGTTGGACCGCGCGCTGAAGAAGAAGGAAATCTCCAAGCTGATCGACGAATCCTTCCGTCGTTGTGGCCTCAAGGAAACCGTCGTCTTCGCCGACAAGTTGATGCAGAACGGTTATGCCCTGGCGACCCGCGCCGGCATCTCTTTCTGTTCCGACGACATGCTGGTTCCGGCCAAGAAATACGAAATCATCGCTGCCGCGGAAGCGGAAGTGAAGGAGATCGAAACGCAATACACCAACGGACTGGTGACCAACGGCGAACGCTATAACAAGGTCGTCGATATCTGGGGCCGCACTGGCGACCAGGTCGCCAAGGTGATGATGGACGAACTCGGCCACGAGGAAACCATTGACCGTCACGGCAAGAAGGTTAAGCAGGATTCGTTCAACTCGATCTACATGATGGCCGACTCCGGCGCTCGCGGCTCCGCAGCCCAGATTCGTCAGCTGGCCGGTATGCGCGGCCTGATGGCCAAGCCGGATGGCTCGATTATCGAAACGCCGATCACGACCAACTTCCGCGAAGGTCTGAACGTTCTCCAGTACTTCATCTCGACCCACGGTGCTCGTAAGGGTCTGGCCGATACGGCGTTGAAGACCGCTAACTCTGGCTACCTGACCCGCCGTCTGGTCGACGTGACCCAGGATTTGGTCATTACCGAAGATGATTGCGGTACGACCAACGGCTTTGCCGTCAAGGCACTGGTTGAAGGCGGTGAGGTTATCGAACCGTTGCGCGAGCGTATTCTCGGTCGTGTCACGGTCGACGACCTGATTGACCCGGAAACGCAGGAAACCGTTATTTTCGGCGGCACCATGCTCGACGAAGACCTGGTTGATCTGATAGACAAGCTCGGTATCGACGAAGTCAAGGTTCGTACGCCGCTGACCTGCGATACCCGCTACGGTCTGTGCGCCCAGTGTTACGGTCGTGACCTCGGTCGCGGCACGATGGTCAATGCCGGTGAAGCTGTCGGCGTTATCGCTGCACAGTCGATCGGTGAGCCGGGTACCCAGCTGACCATGCGTACCTTCCACGTCGGTGGTGCGGCATCCCGTGCTGCAGTTGCTTCGCAGGTTGAGTCCAAGTCGGCCGGTACGGTTCGCTTTACCGCCAACATGCGCTACGTCACCAGCGCCAAGGGCGAGAAGGTTGTTATTTCCCGTTCTGGCGAAGTGTTGATTACCGACGACCATGGTCGTGAGCGTGAGCGTCACAAGGTACCGTACGGTGCAACGCTGGCTGCTGATGACGGCAAGTCCGTCAAGGCCGGTGCCAAGCTGGCTACGTGGGATCCGCACACCCGTCCGATCGTCACCGAATATGCCGGTACCGTTCGCTTCGAAAACGTTGAAGAGGGCGTTACCGTTGCCAAGCAGGTTGATGATGTAACGGGTCTGTCCACGCTGGTGGTTATCGACAACAAACGTGGTGGCAAGGCTGCAACCAAGGGCATTCGTCCGGTCGTCAAGCTGCTTGACCAGAGCGGTCAGGAAGTCAAGATTGCAGGCAGCGACCACCCAGTTTCCATCGCTTTCCAGGTCGGCTCGATTATTTCCGTGCTTGATGGTCAGCAGGTTGGTGTGGGTGATGTGCTGGCTCGTATGCCGCAGGAATCTGCCAAGACCCGCGACATTACCGGCGGTCTGCCGCGCGTTGCGGAGCTGTTCGAAGCCCGTACGCCGAAGGATGCTTCGGTTCTGGCCGAAGTCACCGGCACGATCAGCTTTGGTAAGGACACGAAGGGCAAGCAGCGTCTGGTGATCACCGATCTTGAAGGTGTGCAGCACGAAAACCTCATCTCCAAGGACAAGCATGTTCTGGTGCACGATGGTCAAGTGGTCAACAAGGGTGAAAAGGTTGTCGAAGGCGCACCGGATCCGCACGACATCCTGCGTCTGCAGGGTATCGAGGCGCTGGCTCGCTACATCACCGATGAAGTCCAGGACGTTTATCGTCTGCAAGGCGTGAAGATCAACGACAAGCACATTGAAGTGATTGTCCGTCAGATGCTGCGCCGCGTGACCATCGTTGAGCCGGGTGATACCAAGTTCATCAAGTCCGAGCAGGTCGAGCGTGCAGAACTGCTGGCCGAGAATGACCGTGCCAATGCCGAAGGTCGCCTGCCGGCTACGTTCGACAACATGCTGCTGGGTATTACCAAGGCATCGTTGTCGACCGACTCGTTCATTTCTGCCGCTTCGTTCCAGGAAACAACGCGTGTTCTTACCGAGGCTGCCATCATGGGCAAGCGCGACGAACTGCGTGGTCTCAAGGAAAACGTTATCGTCGGACGTCTCATTCCGGCAGGTACCGGTTTGGCTTACCACCGCAGTCGCAAGGCTCAGTCTGCCGGTGGCAATGCTTCTGCATCGTCTGTCAGTGAAGCTCCGGCAGTCGAAACTGTTGTACAGGACGCTGATCAGGCATCCTGATGCTGTACCCGACTCCCATGTCTCGTTGACATGGGGGTTGATCAACCATAAAATCTATGGTCTTTGTCGGCAGAGGCTAATCATTGTCTCTGCTTTGGATAACAAAATAGCCGTCGCGCACCTTTTAATCCGGTGCCCGGCCGTTGAAGGAAGTTTGATATGCCGACCATCAACCAGCTCGTGCGCAAGCCGCGTGTGGCCGAGGTTACCAAGAGCAAGGTTCCTGCTCTTGAGAAATGCCCGCAAAAGCGTGGTGTCTGCACCCGCGTTTATACGACGACCCCGAAGAAGCCAAACTCCGCTCTGCGTAAGGTTTGCAAGGTTCGTCTGACCAATGGCTTTGAAGTCATCTCCTATATCGGTGGTGAAGGCCATAACCTGCAGGAACACTCTGTGGTCCTGATTCGTGGTGGTCGTGTCAAGGATTTGCCTGGTGTGCGTTACCACACCGTGCGTGGCTCCCTGGATACCCAAGGCGTCAAAGATCGTAAGCAGTCCCGTTCCAAGTACGGGGCCAAGCGTCCGAAGGCAGCCTGATCCACTGGGTTGCTTAAGTAAGTGGCCGTCCTTTTGGGCGGTCGGGAGAGGCCGGGAGGGTAAAACCCTAGCCCGGCTTTTCAACTGAATCGTGTTTATTTAGAGGTTAATATGCCCCGTCGTCGTGAAGTACCCAAGCGTGACATCCTGCCGGATCCGA
The sequence above is drawn from the Dechloromonas sp. TW-R-39-2 genome and encodes:
- the rpsL gene encoding 30S ribosomal protein S12, whose product is MPTINQLVRKPRVAEVTKSKVPALEKCPQKRGVCTRVYTTTPKKPNSALRKVCKVRLTNGFEVISYIGGEGHNLQEHSVVLIRGGRVKDLPGVRYHTVRGSLDTQGVKDRKQSRSKYGAKRPKAA
- the rpoC gene encoding DNA-directed RNA polymerase subunit beta'; its protein translation is MKALLDLFKQVTAEEEFDAITIGLASPEKIRSWSYGEVKKPETINYRTFKPERDGLFCAKIFGPIKDYECLCGKYKRLKHRGVICEKCGVEVTLAKVRRDRMGHIELASPTAHIWFLKSLPSRLGMVLDMTLRDIERVLYFEAYVVCDPGMVSSLQRAQLLTEEQYLDMMEEHGDEFQALMGAEGIRELLRNLDVPSEVESLRAELEVTGSEAKNKKLAKRLKILEGFMKSGIKPDWMILEVLPVLPPDLRPLVPLDGGRFATSDLNDLYRRVINRNNRLKRLLELKAPEIIVRNEKRMLQESVDSLLDNGRRGKAMTGANKRPLKSLADMIKGKGGRFRQNLLGKRVDYSGRSVIVVGPQLKLHQCGLPKLMALELFKPFIFHKLEVLGYATTIKQAKKMVEGQEPVVWDILEDVIREHPVMLNRAPTLHRLGIQAFEPTLIEGKAIQLHPLVCAAFNADFDGDQMAVHVPLSLEAQMEARTLMLASNNVLSPANGQPIIVPSQDIVLGLYYATREKINGKGEGMYFADTNEIERAMAAKELDVHSRISVRLPQYEISAVDGEWEEKIVRIETTAGRALLSKILPKGLPFKVLDRALKKKEISKLIDESFRRCGLKETVVFADKLMQNGYALATRAGISFCSDDMLVPAKKYEIIAAAEAEVKEIETQYTNGLVTNGERYNKVVDIWGRTGDQVAKVMMDELGHEETIDRHGKKVKQDSFNSIYMMADSGARGSAAQIRQLAGMRGLMAKPDGSIIETPITTNFREGLNVLQYFISTHGARKGLADTALKTANSGYLTRRLVDVTQDLVITEDDCGTTNGFAVKALVEGGEVIEPLRERILGRVTVDDLIDPETQETVIFGGTMLDEDLVDLIDKLGIDEVKVRTPLTCDTRYGLCAQCYGRDLGRGTMVNAGEAVGVIAAQSIGEPGTQLTMRTFHVGGAASRAAVASQVESKSAGTVRFTANMRYVTSAKGEKVVISRSGEVLITDDHGRERERHKVPYGATLAADDGKSVKAGAKLATWDPHTRPIVTEYAGTVRFENVEEGVTVAKQVDDVTGLSTLVVIDNKRGGKAATKGIRPVVKLLDQSGQEVKIAGSDHPVSIAFQVGSIISVLDGQQVGVGDVLARMPQESAKTRDITGGLPRVAELFEARTPKDASVLAEVTGTISFGKDTKGKQRLVITDLEGVQHENLISKDKHVLVHDGQVVNKGEKVVEGAPDPHDILRLQGIEALARYITDEVQDVYRLQGVKINDKHIEVIVRQMLRRVTIVEPGDTKFIKSEQVERAELLAENDRANAEGRLPATFDNMLLGITKASLSTDSFISAASFQETTRVLTEAAIMGKRDELRGLKENVIVGRLIPAGTGLAYHRSRKAQSAGGNASASSVSEAPAVETVVQDADQAS